CCAGTAGGGCGACAGGATGCAGTGCGCCGAGCCGGTGACCGGGTCCTCGTCGATGCCGACGCCCGGCGCGAAGAACCGGCTGACGTAGTCGACGTCGTCGCCCTTCGCGGTGACCAGCAGCCGTCCGGTCCAGGTCGTCTTCAGTTTCGCGAAGTCGGGTTCGAGTTTTTTGACCGCTTCGGCGTCGGGGAGGACGGCGACGAGGTTCTCGACGCCGCGGCCGACGTACTCGATCTCGGCGCCGGGCAGGATTTCGGACAGGTCGTCGTCGGTCGGGGTCGGCGGGTCGGAGGGGAAGTCCAGCTCGACCCAGCCGCCGTCGGCCTTGGCGCGCAGCTCGCCGCTTTTCGTGGTGTAGGTCTGTTCGCCGCCGAGGACGTGGGTGGTCGCGACGGTCGCGTGGCCGCACAGCGCGACCTCGACCGCCGGGGTGAACCAGCGAAGCGATTTGGGGCCTTTTGCGTTCGTGACCACGAAGGCGGTCTCGGCGTGCTTCATCTCGGCAGCGACGGCTTGCATCCACGTGGGGTCGGCGGGCTCGTCCAGCAGGACCACCCCCGCGGAGTTCCCGGTGAAGGCCCGGTCGGTGAAGGCGTCGACGACGAAGAAGCGCATGTTCCCAATGTAGCCCGCGACCTGGGCGTGGTGATCATTTCTCAGGGAGATTCAAGGGTTGTCCCTTACGTCTCCCCGATAGTGGGCTTGACGATCTTCTCGCCGTCCGGGCCGCGTTCGGGCTTGAGGTCGAAGACGTCCTCCTCGACCGCGTACTTGTTCTTGTGCTCCTTGTCGTCTTCCTTCTTCTTGCCGGCCCCGGCGCCCGCGGCCCCGGCGCCACCGGCCTTGCCCTTCGCGGCCGCGGCGGCGGTCGCTCCGCGTTCGAGGCGCTGCCCTGTCTTCCCGGCGCCGGCGGCTTTGCCTTCGCCGGCGGCTTTGCCTTCACCGGGGGCTTCCTTCGGACCACCGGTGTAGCCGCCGCCGGAGACGCGCGAGCCGGCGAACCCGGTCCCGGCCCGCCCGGAGCCGATGCCGGGCTTGCTGCGCGTGATGTCGCCGCCCGAGCGGCCGCCGGACGTCCCGGGGGCCATCGCGAGGCCGTCCGGGGTCATCCGCGGGAAGGCGCCCGGGGCGGGCGTGCCGCGGAAGCCGGTGTTGCCACCGCTGAAGTTCGTCCCGCCGATCCCGCTGGTGGTCCCGGGCTGGACGAAGTTCGGCGGCGTGGTGCCGGGTGGCGTGGTGCCGCCGGGCGGGACGTAGCCGCCGGTGGTTCCGCTCGTTCCGCCGGGGCCGGTGCCGCCGATCGCGGGGGTGCCGGTGAAGCTGGTGCTGCTGGTGCCGTGGAAGCCGGAGACGGAGGTGGAGTCCCCACCCCCGAGCTGCGGCGGCGGCGCGTAGGTGGGCTGGGAGCTGGCGGTCTCGTGGTAGGTGCCGTCGAGGTTCTGGAGGACCTGGACGGCCTGCTGGTGCGCGGCGTCGGCTTGCTGCTGCTTGGCCTGGATGCCGGCCATGGTGCCGCTCATGCCGATGAGGTCGCCGTTGTTGTACTGCTGCTTCGCCTTGTCGAGCTCGGCTTGCTGGTCGAAGCCGGTGGGCTCGGGCATGTTGGTCTTGGCGTAGTGGGCCGCCGCGGACTGCTGGGAGTAGTGGTTCGACGCCAGCTGCATCGCGTTGCCGGTTTGTTCGGTGTGCCCGGCTGTGCTCTGGAAGAAGCCGTTCGCCTGGTCTGCTGCCGGGCCCTGCCAGGATCCGCCTGCCGCTGTGGCCGCGTCGCGGAACTGGTTGGAGGCGTCGGCCAGCCAGTTGCCGTAGACGTTGGCGACCCGGCTGCGGTCGTTGAGGTCCTCGAGGTCCAGGTTCTTGTGGACCATGTCGTACAGCACTTCGTGGGGCTGGTTCGCGTAGTTCTCGTCGGGCGATGGCGCACCGCCCCGCAGGGTTTGCCCCTCCTGCAAGAGTTTTCCCTGAGCAACCGAGTAGTCCGACGCGGCCTTCTCGGTGATGTGCTGGCCGTCGGCACCGCGACCTTGGAGCTTCTGGGCGG
This genomic window from Amycolatopsis mongoliensis contains:
- a CDS encoding PhzF family phenazine biosynthesis protein; the encoded protein is MRFFVVDAFTDRAFTGNSAGVVLLDEPADPTWMQAVAAEMKHAETAFVVTNAKGPKSLRWFTPAVEVALCGHATVATTHVLGGEQTYTTKSGELRAKADGGWVELDFPSDPPTPTDDDLSEILPGAEIEYVGRGVENLVAVLPDAEAVKKLEPDFAKLKTTWTGRLLVTAKGDDVDYVSRFFAPGVGIDEDPVTGSAHCILSPYWSEKLGSTELTGHQISARGGIVRTRQDGDRVHLAGQAVTVVSGELHV